A single region of the Hyphomonas adhaerens MHS-3 genome encodes:
- a CDS encoding beta-ketoacyl-ACP synthase III yields the protein MARRSFIRGTGGYLPERVLTNDDLSALVETSDEWIQERTGIKRRHIAAEGELTSDIATAAARSALEAAGIPVSDVDLIVLATTTPDQTFPATATAVQAKLGMTGGAAFDVQAVCSGFLFALATADSMLKQGLFNTALVIGAETFTRILDWSDRGTCVLFGDGGGAAVLQAEEWDGDKLAGVITHHIRTDGTKSDLLYVDGGVSSTGTIGHVRMEGNRVFRHAVTNISSAIQSIYDETGLTGDDIDWFVPHQANKRILDGVAKKMNIAEEKVIVTVQEHANTSAASIPLALNHAVRSGRAKKGDLILSEAMGGGFSWGASLFRL from the coding sequence ATGGCACGGCGTAGTTTCATCCGCGGGACAGGTGGTTATCTTCCCGAAAGAGTTCTGACCAATGACGACCTGTCTGCACTGGTCGAGACATCCGATGAGTGGATTCAGGAACGTACGGGAATCAAACGCCGGCATATCGCTGCCGAAGGTGAGCTGACATCCGATATTGCGACGGCTGCGGCCCGGTCTGCGCTTGAGGCCGCGGGCATTCCAGTTTCCGATGTCGACCTGATCGTGCTGGCGACGACGACGCCGGACCAGACTTTCCCGGCAACCGCGACAGCCGTTCAGGCAAAGCTTGGCATGACAGGCGGGGCCGCTTTTGATGTCCAGGCTGTTTGTTCCGGATTCCTGTTCGCACTGGCGACGGCGGATTCGATGCTGAAACAGGGGCTTTTCAATACGGCTCTTGTGATCGGCGCAGAAACTTTCACGCGCATTCTTGATTGGTCTGACAGGGGCACGTGCGTTCTATTCGGTGACGGCGGTGGCGCGGCGGTCCTGCAGGCTGAGGAATGGGACGGCGACAAGCTGGCAGGTGTCATCACCCACCATATCCGTACCGACGGCACCAAATCTGATCTGCTCTACGTCGATGGCGGCGTCAGCTCCACGGGGACGATCGGGCACGTGCGCATGGAAGGAAACCGGGTCTTCCGTCATGCGGTGACCAATATCTCTTCCGCCATTCAGAGCATCTATGATGAGACCGGCCTGACAGGCGATGATATCGACTGGTTCGTGCCACACCAGGCCAACAAGCGTATTCTCGACGGTGTGGCGAAGAAGATGAACATCGCCGAAGAGAAGGTGATCGTTACCGTTCAGGAGCACGCCAACACATCGGCCGCTTCCATCCCGCTGGCGCTGAACCATGCGGTTCGCTCCGGCCGGGCGAAAAAGGGCGATCTGATCCTGTCGGAAGCGATGGGCGGCGGTTTTTCCTGGGGCGCCAGCCTATTCCGCCTTTGA
- a CDS encoding integration host factor subunit alpha yields MSNQTITRAEVTDKIVGEVGLTRQESSDLLDRTLDMIGAALEHEDEVKLSRFGNFVVRSKAAREGRNPKTGEEATIAARRVVTFRPSPMLKAQVDNK; encoded by the coding sequence ATGTCCAACCAGACCATCACCCGCGCCGAAGTGACTGACAAGATCGTCGGAGAGGTCGGGCTCACCCGGCAGGAATCGTCGGATCTGCTCGACCGGACGCTGGATATGATCGGCGCGGCACTGGAGCATGAGGATGAGGTGAAGCTTTCCCGGTTCGGCAATTTCGTCGTGCGGTCCAAGGCCGCTCGCGAAGGCCGCAATCCCAAAACCGGGGAGGAGGCCACGATCGCTGCACGGCGCGTTGTCACCTTCCGCCCGTCGCCGATGCTGAAGGCGCAGGTCGACAACAAATAG